Proteins from one Phyllobacterium zundukense genomic window:
- a CDS encoding Dabb family protein: MIRHCVFLRFRDDVPSLDRQSIYRDLQILCAKLKGALTIMSGANVSPEEGMDKGFSEGFILDFADAVARDAYLVHPEHQEIAGRIVASTAGGTDGVFVFDMEV, translated from the coding sequence ATGATCCGTCATTGTGTATTTCTGCGTTTTCGTGACGACGTGCCGTCATTGGACCGCCAGTCCATCTACCGCGATCTTCAAATTTTGTGCGCAAAGCTGAAGGGTGCGCTGACCATCATGTCCGGGGCAAATGTCAGCCCTGAGGAGGGCATGGACAAGGGATTTTCTGAAGGCTTTATTCTCGATTTTGCCGATGCGGTAGCGCGTGACGCCTATCTTGTTCATCCGGAACATCAGGAAATTGCTGGGCGGATCGTTGCTTCGACCGCCGGTGGGACTGACGGTGTTTTCGTTTTTGATATGGAAGTTTGA
- the ureE gene encoding urease accessory protein UreE yields the protein MKRVTNHSHAGHYHGTPFDRVVLAHDERHLRRKVLTLEQGEQILVDLPEAIAFEHGDVLILEDRRMAEIIAADEALYEVTPRDRRHLSELAWHLGNRHLPAQLEESRIVILRDHVIKAMMEGLGAKVTEITAPFLPLHGAYHSGHGHSHAREHGHDRQHHDHTHG from the coding sequence ATGAAGCGCGTCACCAACCATAGCCACGCCGGGCATTATCACGGCACGCCGTTCGATCGCGTTGTACTGGCCCATGACGAGCGGCATTTGCGGCGCAAAGTCCTGACACTAGAGCAGGGCGAACAAATCCTTGTCGATTTGCCCGAAGCCATCGCGTTCGAGCATGGCGACGTGCTTATTCTGGAGGATAGGAGGATGGCCGAGATCATTGCGGCGGATGAAGCGCTTTACGAGGTCACGCCGCGGGATCGCCGGCATCTGTCGGAACTGGCCTGGCATCTTGGCAATCGTCATCTGCCGGCGCAACTGGAAGAAAGCCGCATCGTCATCCTGCGCGACCACGTAATCAAGGCGATGATGGAAGGTCTTGGGGCGAAAGTTACCGAGATCACGGCGCCGTTCCTTCCATTGCACGGCGCATATCATAGCGGGCATGGGCATTCGCACGCGCGTGAACATGGCCATGATCGTCAACACCACGATCACACCCATGGCTAA
- a CDS encoding glycerate kinase: MQDKEFFTKLFQAAVEAADPERTIAAHIPPKPKGRTIVIGAGKGSAQMASAFEKAWAAIHGDAPLEGLVVTRYGFGAPCKQIEIIEASHPVPDAAGLVASKRLLEIVSGLKEDDLVVALISGGGSALLPSPPLGMTLEDEIIVNKMLLASGAPIAAMNAVRKHLSTIKGGRLAAAAHPARVYSLIVSDIPGDNPAFVASGPTVTDETTREDALKIVERYSLDLPAAALAHLHSANADAPKPSDAVFAGHEYHVIASAGVSLEAVAKAARNLGVEAVILSDAIEGEAREVAHVHAAMAKQVLAKDQPFKKPVVILSGGETTVTVRGKGKGGRNSEFLLSLAIDIDGADGITAFAADTDGIDGSEDNAGAFADSTSIARLFAKGHDASASLNKNDAWTAFDAIGDLYAPGPTGTNVNDLRAILIR, from the coding sequence ATGCAGGACAAGGAATTCTTCACGAAGCTGTTTCAGGCAGCAGTCGAAGCGGCGGATCCGGAGCGGACCATTGCAGCGCATATTCCGCCGAAGCCAAAAGGACGGACTATCGTCATTGGCGCCGGCAAGGGCTCGGCGCAAATGGCCAGCGCTTTCGAGAAAGCGTGGGCCGCGATACATGGAGATGCTCCGCTCGAAGGTCTCGTCGTCACACGCTATGGATTCGGTGCGCCTTGCAAACAGATCGAGATCATCGAAGCATCGCACCCGGTTCCGGACGCTGCAGGTCTGGTGGCTTCAAAGCGCCTGCTTGAAATAGTCTCGGGGCTGAAAGAAGACGATCTTGTGGTCGCGTTGATCTCCGGCGGTGGTTCTGCACTGTTGCCGTCTCCACCGCTAGGCATGACCCTTGAGGATGAAATCATCGTCAACAAGATGCTCCTTGCATCCGGTGCGCCAATCGCGGCGATGAATGCTGTGCGTAAGCATCTATCAACCATAAAGGGTGGACGTCTGGCTGCGGCGGCTCACCCGGCGCGTGTCTATTCGCTGATCGTCTCGGACATTCCCGGCGACAATCCCGCCTTCGTGGCTTCCGGCCCCACTGTGACCGATGAAACGACGCGGGAGGATGCCTTGAAAATCGTCGAGCGCTACAGTCTTGACCTGCCAGCAGCAGCCCTCGCGCACCTTCACTCAGCAAACGCCGATGCGCCCAAACCCTCCGATGCGGTTTTTGCCGGCCACGAGTATCATGTGATTGCCTCGGCCGGTGTGTCGCTTGAGGCTGTTGCGAAGGCCGCTCGCAATTTAGGCGTCGAGGCAGTCATACTCTCCGATGCAATCGAAGGCGAAGCACGTGAAGTCGCACACGTCCATGCGGCAATGGCGAAACAGGTCCTTGCCAAGGATCAACCATTCAAAAAGCCCGTCGTCATACTCTCCGGCGGAGAAACGACTGTGACAGTGCGGGGCAAGGGCAAGGGTGGTCGCAACAGCGAATTCCTTCTGTCGCTCGCTATCGACATTGATGGGGCAGACGGGATCACCGCCTTTGCGGCCGACACCGATGGCATCGACGGTTCCGAAGACAATGCCGGCGCATTTGCCGACAGCACCAGCATTGCCCGGTTATTTGCCAAGGGGCATGACGCGTCGGCCTCACTCAACAAAAACGATGCCTGGACCGCGTTTGATGCGATCGGCGATTTGTATGCGCCCGGTCCCACCGGCACCAACGTCAACGATCTGCGGGCCATTCTCATTCGCTGA
- a CDS encoding urease subunit gamma produces MNLTPREKDKLLISMAAMVARRRLERGVKLNHPEAIALISDFVVEGARDGRSVADLMQAGAHVITREQVMEGIPEMIHDIQVEATFPDGTKLVTVHEPIR; encoded by the coding sequence ATGAACCTGACACCACGCGAGAAGGACAAACTTCTCATTTCTATGGCGGCGATGGTCGCCCGCCGCCGACTCGAACGCGGCGTCAAGCTCAATCATCCGGAAGCCATTGCATTGATTAGCGATTTCGTCGTCGAGGGCGCCCGCGATGGCCGGTCGGTCGCCGATCTGATGCAGGCAGGGGCACATGTCATCACCCGGGAACAGGTGATGGAAGGTATTCCAGAGATGATCCACGACATACAGGTCGAGGCGACATTTCCGGACGGGACAAAGCTCGTCACCGTGCACGAACCGATAAGGTAG
- a CDS encoding urease subunit beta — translation MIPGEIITAKGEIELNAGASNIMLKVANTGDRPVQVGSHYHFFETNSALVFDRDQARGMRLDIAAGTAVRFEPGQERDITLVPLSGNRTVYGFQQKIMGKL, via the coding sequence ATGATCCCCGGCGAAATCATAACGGCTAAAGGCGAAATCGAACTGAATGCCGGTGCCAGCAATATTATGCTGAAGGTGGCAAATACCGGCGACCGTCCGGTGCAGGTCGGGTCGCACTATCATTTCTTCGAAACCAACTCGGCACTGGTATTCGACCGCGATCAAGCGCGCGGCATGCGTCTCGATATTGCCGCCGGAACGGCGGTCCGGTTCGAGCCGGGGCAGGAGCGTGATATTACGCTCGTGCCGCTCAGCGGGAACCGGACCGTTTACGGGTTTCAGCAGAAGATCATGGGAAAGCTGTGA
- a CDS encoding O-antigen ligase family protein encodes MSSIDNLKRTDAISATPMRLVASLVATIILCVLLISFRPFQPASTAIAGSGGDLVNQLGFGALGGVSVLAMMLLANPRTLVALISPMWIVMFGFLFMSTFVAIDPGAAQRAVLFTVIAALCMIAVLALPRDADGFSLALVIAAFAVLTLSYAGLVVVPDLAKHTANEIEAEHAGLWRGIFAHKNIAGPVMAAFSFGGIYLIRRGWRGIGVVLLMLALWFVAHTGSKTATALVPIVIFLVMFPGMFGFRMITAVLIAAALIGFFFFTIGTLFFPATHDLLVQLGADTTFTGRTSIWQFGLEKLAARPWRGYGFESFWEAPVVRQAENPSYYLDWDVRGIVHAHNGYLDIAIAMGYPAMMCALIVLIVLPLFDYARCLKKRENVFMADFFMMCLTFSLMNAFLESFFFRRADPVWLLVVMACFGLRMTARVPILTRINSHKTS; translated from the coding sequence ATGAGCAGTATCGACAACCTGAAAAGAACTGACGCGATATCCGCGACCCCAATGCGACTGGTCGCCAGTCTTGTTGCGACGATCATTCTTTGCGTGCTGCTGATCTCGTTCCGCCCATTCCAACCGGCGAGCACGGCAATCGCGGGGAGCGGCGGCGATCTCGTCAATCAGCTTGGTTTCGGAGCGTTGGGCGGTGTTTCCGTGCTTGCGATGATGTTGCTTGCGAACCCGCGTACGCTCGTTGCCCTTATCAGCCCGATGTGGATCGTCATGTTCGGTTTTCTTTTCATGTCGACATTTGTCGCCATCGATCCTGGAGCCGCTCAACGCGCGGTGCTCTTCACCGTGATTGCCGCGCTCTGCATGATCGCAGTGCTGGCGCTGCCACGCGATGCCGATGGATTTTCTCTGGCGCTGGTGATCGCAGCCTTTGCCGTGCTGACGCTCTCCTATGCCGGTCTGGTTGTCGTTCCGGACCTCGCCAAGCACACCGCCAACGAAATCGAAGCCGAACATGCGGGACTTTGGCGCGGTATCTTCGCGCATAAGAATATTGCCGGACCGGTCATGGCGGCGTTCTCTTTTGGTGGTATCTACCTGATCCGACGCGGCTGGCGCGGGATTGGCGTTGTCCTGCTGATGCTCGCGCTCTGGTTCGTTGCACACACCGGTTCGAAGACTGCGACGGCGCTGGTGCCGATTGTGATTTTCCTCGTCATGTTCCCCGGAATGTTCGGCTTTCGTATGATCACTGCTGTGCTGATCGCCGCAGCTTTGATCGGATTCTTCTTCTTCACCATAGGAACACTCTTCTTCCCGGCTACGCACGATCTCCTCGTTCAGCTCGGTGCGGACACCACGTTTACCGGCCGCACATCCATCTGGCAGTTCGGGCTCGAAAAGCTCGCCGCAAGGCCGTGGCGCGGCTATGGTTTTGAAAGTTTCTGGGAAGCACCGGTCGTGCGGCAGGCCGAAAATCCGAGCTACTACCTTGATTGGGATGTGCGCGGCATTGTGCACGCCCATAACGGCTATCTCGATATTGCCATCGCCATGGGTTATCCCGCCATGATGTGCGCGCTCATCGTCTTGATCGTGCTGCCGCTTTTTGATTATGCGCGCTGCCTGAAAAAACGCGAGAATGTGTTCATGGCCGACTTTTTCATGATGTGCCTGACATTTTCTCTGATGAACGCTTTTCTTGAGAGCTTCTTCTTCCGGCGTGCAGATCCCGTGTGGCTGCTCGTGGTCATGGCATGTTTTGGTCTGCGCATGACCGCCCGCGTTCCAATCCTCACGCGCATAAATTCCCACAAGACTAGTTGA
- the proC gene encoding pyrroline-5-carboxylate reductase, with translation MDNVVLVGCGNMGFAMLKGWLDAGILKPDQVTVVEPTDTLRERAATLGVHAHANASRLEDDLSPRIILIAVKPQVMRDVLPAYERFAAGSTFVSVAAGVKVALFEEFLGEKTAIIRTIPNTPAAIGKGMIVTFRNSNVSDKDAEFVDTLLKTSGKVAAVDDEKLIDVATAVSGSGPAYVFHFIECLTEAAVVAGLERKTAELLAMQTVYGAGVLAASSEDTPTTLREQVTSPKGTTAAALDVLMGHDKLKRLMVRAVFKAHQRAIELGTY, from the coding sequence ATGGACAATGTGGTTCTGGTCGGTTGCGGCAATATGGGCTTTGCCATGCTCAAGGGCTGGCTGGACGCCGGGATATTGAAGCCGGATCAGGTCACCGTGGTCGAGCCAACCGATACGCTGCGCGAACGGGCGGCAACGCTCGGTGTTCATGCGCATGCCAACGCAAGCAGGCTAGAAGACGATCTGTCGCCGCGCATTATACTCATCGCGGTCAAGCCACAGGTGATGCGCGATGTGCTGCCCGCCTATGAGCGTTTCGCAGCCGGGTCAACGTTCGTCAGTGTTGCCGCCGGCGTCAAGGTCGCGTTGTTCGAGGAATTCTTAGGTGAAAAAACCGCGATTATCCGCACCATCCCGAATACGCCTGCAGCGATCGGCAAAGGCATGATCGTCACGTTCCGCAATTCGAATGTAAGCGACAAGGATGCCGAGTTTGTCGATACCTTGTTGAAAACCAGCGGAAAAGTCGCAGCCGTGGACGATGAAAAACTGATCGACGTCGCAACGGCGGTTTCGGGCTCGGGGCCGGCTTACGTTTTTCATTTCATCGAATGCCTGACCGAAGCGGCCGTTGTGGCTGGCCTCGAACGAAAGACCGCGGAGCTCCTGGCGATGCAGACCGTCTATGGCGCTGGCGTCCTCGCCGCCTCGAGCGAAGACACCCCAACGACGCTGCGCGAACAGGTGACGAGCCCGAAGGGTACCACTGCCGCCGCGCTCGACGTGTTGATGGGCCATGACAAACTCAAACGGCTTATGGTCCGGGCTGTATTCAAGGCACACCAGCGCGCCATAGAACTTGGCACCTATTGA
- a CDS encoding urease accessory protein UreF, with product MIVNTTITPMANLGVNTALLRLMTWLSPAFPVGAFSYSHGIERAVHDGLIHDKASLQDWLVDLMNHGSVWNDAVLFAASWVDADTGGSCVEQSELGEAMAGSKERHMETMLQGNAFLQAIRHWSNAKSGVAKEMPYSVAVAMVAARNRVACEPALAAYLHAVVSNLIQGAVRLVPLGQSHGVSLMAAMETQILAVTERAARSSLDDLGSAAIMSDIMAMQHETQYSRVFRS from the coding sequence ATGATCGTCAACACCACGATCACACCCATGGCTAACCTTGGCGTAAACACCGCGCTTCTGCGCCTCATGACGTGGCTTTCCCCGGCTTTTCCTGTCGGGGCGTTTTCCTACAGTCATGGCATCGAGCGAGCCGTGCATGATGGTTTGATCCACGACAAGGCATCGTTGCAGGACTGGCTTGTTGATCTTATGAACCACGGCTCGGTCTGGAATGACGCGGTTTTATTTGCTGCAAGCTGGGTGGATGCAGATACGGGCGGCAGTTGCGTGGAACAATCGGAGCTCGGAGAGGCAATGGCCGGCTCGAAAGAGCGGCACATGGAGACCATGCTGCAAGGCAATGCCTTCCTTCAAGCTATTAGACACTGGAGCAACGCAAAATCCGGCGTGGCAAAAGAAATGCCCTATTCGGTCGCCGTTGCCATGGTTGCAGCCCGGAACAGGGTTGCATGTGAACCGGCGCTTGCCGCCTATCTTCATGCCGTCGTTTCCAACCTCATTCAAGGCGCCGTCCGGTTGGTACCGCTCGGACAAAGCCATGGCGTATCGTTGATGGCGGCAATGGAAACGCAAATCCTGGCGGTGACTGAGCGTGCTGCGCGTTCCAGCCTCGATGATCTGGGCTCGGCGGCCATCATGTCCGACATCATGGCCATGCAACATGAAACACAATATTCGAGGGTATTTCGCTCATGA
- a CDS encoding DinB family protein, with amino-acid sequence MKDQFRRLAYYNKWANGRIYAAAGALDHEDYFADRRAFFKSVHGTLNHILAIDKLWFGRFTGNLYAIPSLDVVLHDNFNDLHAARIALDDHIIDVVTKLDEASIKGIFHWITTEGQPYTSTLDRALTQIFNHQTHHRGQVHTLLSQMTGDAPPIDFFLCMNDDFDEKGQA; translated from the coding sequence GTGAAGGATCAATTCAGGCGGCTTGCGTACTATAACAAGTGGGCCAATGGGCGGATTTACGCGGCAGCCGGTGCCCTTGACCACGAAGATTATTTCGCCGACAGACGCGCGTTTTTCAAATCGGTGCACGGCACGCTGAATCATATCCTGGCTATCGACAAATTATGGTTCGGTCGCTTCACGGGGAACCTTTACGCCATCCCCTCCCTGGATGTCGTTCTGCACGATAATTTCAATGACTTGCATGCGGCGCGCATCGCCCTGGACGATCACATTATCGATGTGGTCACCAAATTGGACGAGGCTTCGATCAAGGGTATCTTTCACTGGATCACCACCGAAGGCCAACCATATACGTCAACCTTGGATCGCGCGCTGACACAAATCTTCAACCACCAGACGCATCATCGCGGCCAGGTCCATACACTGCTTTCGCAGATGACCGGTGACGCACCGCCGATCGACTTCTTCCTGTGCATGAACGATGATTTTGATGAGAAAGGCCAAGCGTGA
- a CDS encoding urease accessory protein UreD, whose translation MSVHPSDPAIEAKPQRAFGSAHLSVKPSNGRTRIDTLYQDGCAKIRLPEIDDRSLEAVMINTSGGLTGGDEMRWRFDVADNCRAQVTTQACERIYKSSAGTADITSILKVAERASLAWLPQETILFEGSALKRTLTVDLAETSRALIVEPVVFGRKAMGEDVQNCLFRDRWRIRQEGKLIHAEDFTIGPDAASMLARPALFGGMRTMATVLLLDADAERHLEPSRKIVGTKGGVSFWSGKLLARLVDGDAYSLRKRLVPLIELLNEKAGVPKVWSI comes from the coding sequence ATGAGCGTGCATCCATCTGATCCAGCCATCGAAGCAAAACCGCAACGTGCCTTTGGCTCGGCGCATCTCTCTGTCAAACCTTCCAATGGTCGTACGCGTATAGACACACTCTATCAGGACGGCTGCGCCAAGATTCGGTTGCCTGAGATCGATGATCGTTCGCTTGAGGCGGTGATGATCAACACATCGGGCGGACTGACGGGGGGCGACGAGATGCGCTGGCGATTCGACGTCGCTGACAATTGCCGGGCGCAGGTCACCACGCAGGCATGCGAGCGCATCTACAAGTCGTCTGCCGGCACCGCTGACATAACAAGCATCTTGAAAGTGGCGGAGCGCGCATCGCTCGCGTGGTTGCCGCAGGAGACGATTTTGTTTGAGGGCTCGGCACTGAAGCGAACCCTTACCGTCGATCTTGCCGAGACTAGCCGTGCCCTGATTGTGGAGCCCGTCGTGTTCGGTCGCAAGGCGATGGGTGAGGACGTGCAGAACTGTTTGTTCAGGGATCGCTGGCGCATTCGCCAGGAAGGCAAACTGATCCATGCGGAAGATTTCACAATCGGACCCGACGCGGCATCGATGCTTGCCCGTCCTGCCCTGTTTGGGGGGATGCGCACCATGGCGACTGTCCTGCTTCTCGATGCCGACGCCGAACGTCATCTTGAGCCGAGCCGAAAAATAGTTGGCACAAAAGGCGGTGTTTCCTTCTGGTCTGGCAAGCTTCTTGCGAGGCTTGTCGATGGTGACGCCTATTCATTGAGGAAGCGGCTGGTGCCATTGATAGAACTGCTCAATGAAAAGGCAGGCGTGCCTAAAGTCTGGTCAATCTAG
- the ureC gene encoding urease subunit alpha produces the protein MPAKITRAAYARMFGPTTGDKVRLADTELFIEVERDFTVYGEEVKFGGGKVIRDGMGQSQIARADGAVDTVITNALIVDHSGIYKADVGLKDGLIAEIGKAGNPDTQPGVTIIIGPGTEIIAGEGKILTAGGMDAHIHFICPQQIEEALMSGVTTMFGGGTGPAHGTLATTCTPGPWHLGRMIQSFDAIPMNIGLSGKGNTSLPKALEEMILGGACSLKLHEDWGTTPATIDNCLSVADQYDVQVMIHTDTLNESGFVEDTVAAFKGRTVHAFHTEGAGGGHAPDIIKICGLANVIPSSTNPTRPYTKNTIAEHLDMLMVCHHLSSSIPEDVAFAESRIRKETIAAEDILHDIGAFSIISSDSQAMGRVGEVLIRTWQTADKMKRQRGSLPQETGDNDNFRVKRYIAKYTINPAIAQGVSRHVGSIEVGKRADLVLWNPAFFGVKPDMVLLGGSIVAAPMGDPNASIPTPQPVHYRYMFGGFGKNVSNSSVVFASKASVEAGLRQSLGVDKQLIGVENTRSGISKASMIHNDATPHVEVDPETYEVRADGQLLTCEPATLLPMAQRYFLF, from the coding sequence ATGCCCGCTAAAATCACTCGCGCGGCCTATGCCCGCATGTTTGGGCCAACGACGGGCGACAAGGTGCGTCTTGCCGACACCGAACTCTTCATCGAGGTGGAGAGGGACTTCACTGTCTATGGCGAAGAAGTGAAGTTCGGCGGCGGCAAGGTCATTCGCGATGGCATGGGCCAGAGCCAGATTGCCCGTGCAGACGGTGCCGTCGACACGGTGATTACCAATGCACTGATCGTTGACCATAGCGGTATTTATAAAGCCGATGTGGGTTTGAAGGACGGGTTGATTGCTGAAATCGGCAAGGCCGGCAATCCGGATACGCAACCCGGCGTGACGATCATCATTGGCCCTGGCACGGAAATCATCGCGGGCGAAGGCAAAATCCTCACCGCCGGCGGCATGGACGCCCATATCCATTTCATCTGCCCGCAGCAGATTGAGGAAGCGCTGATGTCAGGCGTTACGACAATGTTTGGCGGCGGCACAGGACCAGCCCATGGGACACTGGCGACCACCTGTACGCCGGGGCCCTGGCACTTGGGCCGGATGATTCAGTCTTTCGACGCCATCCCCATGAACATCGGCCTTTCAGGCAAGGGCAATACATCGCTGCCGAAAGCGCTGGAGGAGATGATCCTTGGCGGGGCGTGCTCGCTGAAACTGCATGAGGATTGGGGTACGACACCCGCGACGATCGACAACTGCCTCTCGGTTGCCGACCAGTACGATGTGCAGGTGATGATCCACACCGACACGCTGAACGAGAGCGGCTTCGTCGAGGACACGGTCGCCGCCTTCAAGGGTCGCACAGTTCACGCTTTTCATACGGAAGGTGCTGGTGGTGGACACGCTCCGGACATCATCAAGATTTGCGGGCTTGCCAACGTCATTCCATCTTCGACCAATCCGACGCGGCCCTATACGAAAAATACCATCGCCGAACATCTCGATATGCTGATGGTGTGCCATCATCTTTCTTCATCGATCCCGGAAGATGTGGCGTTTGCCGAAAGCCGTATCCGCAAGGAGACGATCGCCGCAGAGGACATACTGCATGATATCGGCGCATTCTCGATCATTTCCTCTGACAGCCAGGCCATGGGACGTGTCGGGGAGGTGCTGATACGCACGTGGCAGACTGCTGATAAAATGAAGCGTCAGCGCGGGAGCCTGCCGCAGGAAACCGGCGACAACGACAATTTTCGCGTCAAACGCTACATCGCCAAATACACGATCAACCCGGCGATTGCACAGGGTGTTTCCCGGCACGTGGGTTCAATCGAAGTCGGAAAGCGTGCCGATCTCGTCTTGTGGAACCCCGCCTTCTTTGGCGTAAAACCGGATATGGTCCTGCTTGGCGGCTCGATAGTTGCCGCACCCATGGGCGATCCCAATGCCTCCATCCCGACGCCGCAGCCGGTCCACTACCGTTATATGTTCGGCGGCTTTGGCAAGAATGTCAGCAATTCGTCAGTCGTCTTTGCCAGCAAGGCTTCGGTCGAGGCAGGCTTGCGCCAGTCGCTCGGTGTCGACAAACAACTGATCGGCGTCGAAAACACACGCAGCGGCATTTCCAAAGCATCGATGATCCACAATGATGCCACACCACATGTGGAGGTGGATCCGGAGACCTATGAGGTTCGGGCGGATGGGCAGTTGTTGACGTGCGAGCCGGCAACGCTGCTACCGATGGCACAGCGCTACTTTCTGTTCTGA
- a CDS encoding LLM class flavin-dependent oxidoreductase, with amino-acid sequence MTPLSVLDLSPIVAGSDAAQSLRNSLDLAQNAERLGYNRLWLAEHHSMRGIASAATAVVIAHVAAGTSKIRLGAGGIMLPNHSPLMVAEAFGTLASLHPGRIDLGVGRAPGTDQITAQALRRNLDQDINGFPQDVVELMGYFRDPEPGQRIIAVPGAGTKVPVWILGSSLFGAQLAAALGLPYAFASHFAPAEMERAIEIYRARFEPSEYLDKPYVMLGLNVFAAETDDEAKLLQTSQQQAFVNLRTGNPGPLPAPVRGYEETLDLHAKAILRQALSCSVVGSPETVKAGVQDFIVRTGADEIMVTGQIFDHPARIRSYEILAETMIERPETAPLSRLA; translated from the coding sequence ATGACCCCGCTATCTGTCCTTGACCTTTCACCGATTGTTGCTGGCAGCGATGCCGCACAGTCCCTTCGTAATTCGCTGGATCTTGCGCAAAACGCGGAGCGACTTGGCTATAACCGCCTTTGGCTAGCCGAGCATCACAGCATGCGCGGTATTGCCAGCGCGGCGACGGCCGTTGTCATCGCGCATGTCGCGGCTGGCACGTCGAAAATCCGGCTTGGAGCCGGTGGTATCATGCTGCCGAACCATTCTCCGTTGATGGTGGCAGAAGCCTTCGGCACGCTGGCTTCCTTGCATCCAGGCCGTATCGATCTCGGTGTCGGCCGTGCTCCGGGCACAGATCAGATCACTGCCCAGGCGTTGCGCCGCAATCTCGATCAGGACATCAACGGCTTTCCACAGGATGTGGTCGAGTTGATGGGGTATTTCCGCGATCCCGAGCCGGGCCAGCGCATCATAGCTGTTCCCGGAGCCGGAACGAAAGTGCCTGTATGGATACTGGGCTCCAGCCTTTTCGGCGCACAGCTCGCGGCGGCACTCGGCCTGCCTTATGCCTTCGCATCGCATTTTGCACCGGCTGAAATGGAGCGGGCGATCGAGATCTATCGCGCTCGCTTCGAACCGTCTGAGTACCTGGACAAGCCCTATGTAATGCTGGGCCTCAATGTTTTCGCCGCAGAAACCGATGATGAGGCAAAACTTTTGCAGACCTCGCAGCAGCAGGCCTTTGTCAATCTGCGTACGGGCAATCCGGGGCCATTGCCCGCGCCGGTGCGAGGTTATGAGGAAACGCTCGACCTTCACGCGAAGGCGATCTTGCGTCAGGCTCTATCCTGCTCGGTCGTCGGGTCGCCGGAAACCGTGAAGGCCGGCGTTCAGGATTTCATTGTGCGCACGGGTGCAGACGAGATTATGGTGACAGGCCAGATTTTCGATCATCCAGCGAGAATCCGCTCTTATGAGATTCTCGCTGAAACCATGATCGAGCGGCCTGAAACCGCCCCGCTAAGCCGCCTGGCGTAG
- the ureG gene encoding urease accessory protein UreG — protein sequence MISQNGPLRIGIGGPVGSGKTTVTEMLCKALRHRYSIAVVTNDIYTKEDALILNRLQALPEDRIMGVETGGCPHTAIREDATINLQAIAEMNKRHPDLDIVFIESGGDNLAATFSPDLADLTIYVISVCQGEKIPRKGGPGITRSDLLIINKKDLAPHVGADLDVMDADTKVQRGAKPYVFTDMLRRNGLDDVIAFIEAAGGLRQAA from the coding sequence ATGATTTCGCAAAACGGACCACTTCGCATCGGGATTGGCGGGCCGGTTGGGTCCGGCAAGACCACAGTCACCGAAATGCTGTGCAAAGCGCTGCGCCACCGCTATTCCATCGCTGTCGTCACCAATGATATCTACACGAAGGAAGACGCGCTGATCCTCAACCGGCTGCAAGCCTTGCCCGAGGACCGGATCATGGGTGTCGAGACCGGCGGTTGCCCACACACGGCCATCCGTGAAGACGCGACGATCAATCTGCAGGCTATTGCCGAGATGAACAAACGTCATCCCGATCTCGACATTGTCTTCATCGAGTCCGGCGGAGACAATCTGGCCGCGACTTTCTCACCCGATCTCGCCGACCTGACGATCTACGTGATTTCGGTCTGCCAAGGCGAAAAAATCCCGCGCAAGGGCGGACCGGGCATCACGCGCTCGGATCTGCTGATCATCAACAAGAAGGACCTCGCGCCCCATGTCGGCGCTGATCTTGATGTGATGGACGCGGATACCAAGGTTCAGCGTGGAGCGAAGCCTTATGTGTTCACCGACATGCTGCGCAGGAACGGCCTTGACGACGTGATCGCCTTTATCGAAGCTGCAGGCGGTCTACGCCAGGCGGCTTAG